The genomic segment AATAATGATAATAAATTTATTTTTTCTACTGACGAAATGTTCCTACGGAACATAAACTCTATAAATCAATTTCCTTTCAATAAATTAATACTTACTGTAGCAATATCATTATCCGGGAATCGTTTAAAAATGACTTTATCGGGAAATAATCCTGCCTCTGCAGCAATAGTATTAAAAACATCAATTTCAACAATATACTGGTCAGAAAAACCATGTGTGGCATCATAAGCAGTAGCAGGAGTTTTTCCTAAATTATCTGCGGCGAGTTTCGGACTTATGGTATGCAATTCTATCAAAAGCAAACCAAATTTACGAACATAAGGAGACCATTTTTGTAAATGTTCTAAAAGATTATCTTCTACCAAATTATTGTTGATTCTTTTTCCTTTATACGCGAATGCTCCGGTAGACTGACTGACTCTGTCTTTTTTAATATGTAAAGGATCACTCCAGATTCTGTTATGATCCAGAAAAGTCCTCACATTGAGAAGATCTTTTAGGTCAATATTGTAATTTTCTTTTAAATCATTCGAAAGCAAATCAGGGCGTCCGATATCTCCCCAAATAACTTTCGCCCAAATATCGGCTTTAATTAAATTGGCTCGCGTCACTTTTAAAGCAGCCTGATTATAATCGGCTCCAACTAAAAATAACGGATAATCATCAAGCATTCTTCCTCTTAAAGTCTGTCTGTCAATAACTTCAAAAATATGCTGCAAAAAAGCCCCGTTGCCGCAGCCCATATCCAGAATTCCTTTTGGCTGTTCTTCAATTGGGAGATTAAAAAGTTTGATGATAATTTCGTCAACTACTTTAAAATAAGTGTCATGCGCACCGCCGCTTCCCCAAACATTCATTTCACGATCAACATGAATTTCGTTTTCATCGTCGACAGCCTTTTTTAAAACTGCAGGATTTCCAAAAATCAATTCTTCAATTTTGGCAAAAGTAGGCAGATAAGAAACCGTAACGCCATAAGCACTGGCTCTTTTTGCAAAAAACAAACCCGTTTCGGTAAATTGATAATTGCCGTTTTTTTCCAGAAACCAGCCCAGAAAAACGAAGAAATCTAATATTTTTTTAAAGTTTTCGGGAGATTTATGAAACTCTTCGGGTCTGAAAGAAGTTTCCATAAAATACTTATGAAACATGCCGTTCATGGCTAAACGAACAATGGTTGGCCCGGCCAGATAACCTTCAATATGCTTTAAAATCTGATCCTGAATAGCATTCGTCAAATCATCATCAGAATGCGAAATTCCGTAATTCTTTTTATATTTTTCGATAATAATATTGAGTTTTTCAAACGGCGCATCATCAAAAAGTCTTGGATGAAACTGAATTGAAAATTTTAATAAATCCACAACATCCTGATAAAGATAAAACAGTGAGAAAGCGATTTCTGTTTTTTCATTTACAGAAATCGTAATTTCATCTTTAGCATTGTCAACTTCATAATTTAAAAATCCCTGAGAGGCTAAAATTCTCAAACCAACATTCAGATAGCCTTCATTTGTTTTAAAAACGGTGGTTAGCTCAGCTAATTTTACCAGTTTTTTATTTAGGATAAATTCTAAAACGCCATTATTTTTTAATGCTATAGCTGTCGGGGCTACTGCTAAACCGTCAAGATGCCTGAAAATATAACTTCGAAGTTGAGATGTATGGGTCATAGTATAAGAATGAAAGTGTTTTAAAATTAGTAATTTTTTTTACACGAATAACGCGGCTGATTTATGAAAGGTGATGTTTTTTCTTCTCTTAAATAGCTTTTAAATAATGGTAAAGAATGAAGATTTTGAGTTTTGAATTAAAAAAAATCTTACACTAAAGAAAAAAATCACAAAAGGTTAACTTGTTTGTTTTTAGATGTTTGTAATCATACGTTTAAATTTCTTAGCATTTTTTTTTCAAAAAGAACCGTTAAAATTTTTGAGTTCGTTTTTTTAATTTACCTTTGTTCTATCAAATTAGTAGAATTTATGATGTTTATTGACTTTGTAAATCATTGAGCAGGAAAATCTTAGCTGTTTTTGATAATTGACTTCAAATTTTCTTTAGAAAAAAATAATATACAGGCCAATTAAAATAGTAGTAATCAAAAAAAGAAAAAAATGAAAAAACGAATGTGCTGCAGATAAAAAAACCATTTCTGTTGCAGCAGAAATGGCGAAGCTTAAAGAAATTGTACATCTCTATAAGGAAGCAGGAATGGACTAAATCCGTCCTCGGCTTACCTTATTTATTAAACTAAAACAAAGTAATGAAAAAAAAAATAAATAGATATGCATGGCTATGCATTTTGTTGATTTCCATAGGGATTAGAGCACAGGAAACGAAACCTTTAATCCAGTCGAAACTAGAAGGGATAGTAATAGACGCCGCTACAAAAGAGCCTATTATTGGAGCTTCTGTAAATATTAAAGGAACCACTCACGGTGTTTTAACAGATTTTGACGGGAAGTTTTTTTTCCAAACAGGACAAAAATTTCCTTATACATTGGTAGTAAGTTTCCTGGGATATAAAAAAGCAGAAACTGTAGTAAGCGAAAATTCAGTTGTAATAGG from the Flavobacterium sp. genome contains:
- a CDS encoding class I SAM-dependent methyltransferase, with amino-acid sequence MTHTSQLRSYIFRHLDGLAVAPTAIALKNNGVLEFILNKKLVKLAELTTVFKTNEGYLNVGLRILASQGFLNYEVDNAKDEITISVNEKTEIAFSLFYLYQDVVDLLKFSIQFHPRLFDDAPFEKLNIIIEKYKKNYGISHSDDDLTNAIQDQILKHIEGYLAGPTIVRLAMNGMFHKYFMETSFRPEEFHKSPENFKKILDFFVFLGWFLEKNGNYQFTETGLFFAKRASAYGVTVSYLPTFAKIEELIFGNPAVLKKAVDDENEIHVDREMNVWGSGGAHDTYFKVVDEIIIKLFNLPIEEQPKGILDMGCGNGAFLQHIFEVIDRQTLRGRMLDDYPLFLVGADYNQAALKVTRANLIKADIWAKVIWGDIGRPDLLSNDLKENYNIDLKDLLNVRTFLDHNRIWSDPLHIKKDRVSQSTGAFAYKGKRINNNLVEDNLLEHLQKWSPYVRKFGLLLIELHTISPKLAADNLGKTPATAYDATHGFSDQYIVEIDVFNTIAAEAGLFPDKVIFKRFPDNDIATVSINLLKGN